The proteins below are encoded in one region of Xylanibacillus composti:
- a CDS encoding selenium metabolism-associated LysR family transcriptional regulator, translating to MNLKRLETFIRVADHHHFSEAAERLKLTQSAVSRQIKTLEEELGLQLFNRNTAFVELTSAGRVVYKKARELLGHWEQFQRECRQLQEGLSGLLRIGASTIPALYMLPSVAQAFRNKYPQVELSISMDDSASILQQLVERRIDVALIGDSPQGSGLVSKVIAEDRLALIGSDPERKVSTLEEVVHDPFIMREKGSGTREAADRALRSHGLDPEQLRTVAEVNTTESVLALVEAGMGLSLVSCWAVGNRPRQHVHILMELATDRCFSTVALASRQHDALVQSFIAETVNTIGGSQP from the coding sequence ATGAATCTGAAAAGGCTTGAGACATTTATTCGCGTGGCGGACCATCACCATTTCTCCGAGGCGGCAGAACGGCTGAAGCTGACGCAATCGGCGGTCAGCCGGCAGATCAAGACGCTGGAGGAGGAGTTGGGTCTGCAGCTGTTCAACCGCAATACGGCGTTTGTGGAGCTTACGTCTGCGGGGCGGGTGGTCTACAAGAAAGCCAGGGAGCTGCTGGGACATTGGGAGCAGTTCCAGCGGGAGTGCCGCCAGCTGCAGGAGGGCTTATCGGGGCTGCTGCGCATTGGCGCGAGCACGATACCGGCTCTGTACATGCTTCCGAGTGTGGCACAGGCCTTCCGCAACAAGTATCCGCAGGTGGAATTGTCTATCAGCATGGACGACTCGGCGAGCATTCTGCAGCAGCTGGTAGAGCGACGGATAGACGTTGCGCTGATTGGCGACAGCCCCCAAGGTTCAGGACTGGTATCGAAGGTGATCGCAGAAGACCGTCTGGCGCTGATTGGCAGCGATCCCGAGCGCAAGGTGTCCACGCTGGAGGAGGTCGTGCATGATCCGTTTATTATGAGGGAGAAAGGCTCCGGGACAAGGGAGGCGGCGGACCGGGCGTTGCGCAGCCACGGCCTCGATCCGGAGCAGCTTCGGACAGTCGCGGAAGTCAACACGACGGAATCGGTCCTTGCCTTAGTGGAGGCAGGGATGGGGCTTTCGCTTGTCTCCTGCTGGGCTGTCGGCAACCGGCCCCGCCAGCATGTGCACATATTAATGGAGCTCGCGACGGACCGTTGCTTCTCGACCGTTGCCCTGGCATCGCGCCAGCATGACGCGCTTGTTCAATCCTTCATCGCCGAGACGGTGAATACGATTGGCGGCAGCCAGCCTTGA
- a CDS encoding PhnE/PtxC family ABC transporter permease: MIRTYLDFHKKNLLTGLLLAIFIWSLFAVQWGPGLFHQGGRAALSQMLQGLIQPDFSGEILRLAFSAAWTTLAYAVAGMSLAIVIALVFGVFASGVLASGRSARTVQTVGFRSVLGFMRAIHELVWAWLFVAAIGLSPFAGIFAIAIPYGGILGRIFADMLQDVPDEPISALRSAGASKLQLLCYGYFPIALADMLSYLMYRFECAIRSSAIMSFIGLGGLGFQIQLSLHDLRYDQVWTFLFFLIGLVVLVDLWSQQLRKRLVA; this comes from the coding sequence ATGATCAGAACGTATCTTGATTTCCACAAAAAGAATCTATTGACCGGGCTGTTATTAGCCATCTTCATCTGGAGCCTGTTCGCGGTTCAGTGGGGACCCGGCTTGTTCCACCAGGGCGGCCGGGCTGCGTTGAGCCAGATGCTGCAAGGACTTATCCAACCCGATTTTTCCGGAGAGATCCTGCGATTGGCCTTCTCGGCCGCATGGACGACGCTGGCATACGCGGTGGCCGGGATGTCGCTGGCCATTGTGATCGCACTCGTGTTCGGGGTATTCGCCTCGGGGGTGCTCGCTTCAGGACGGTCCGCACGCACTGTGCAGACAGTCGGCTTTCGGAGCGTGCTTGGCTTCATGCGGGCGATTCACGAGCTGGTATGGGCATGGCTGTTCGTAGCGGCAATCGGGCTGTCGCCCTTTGCCGGCATTTTCGCCATTGCGATTCCTTATGGCGGCATTCTCGGGCGCATCTTCGCGGATATGCTGCAGGATGTGCCGGATGAACCCATTTCGGCCTTGCGGTCGGCGGGGGCATCCAAGCTGCAATTGCTGTGCTACGGATATTTCCCGATTGCTCTGGCGGACATGCTCAGCTACTTGATGTACCGCTTCGAATGCGCCATTCGATCTTCCGCGATTATGAGCTTTATCGGGTTAGGCGGACTTGGCTTTCAAATCCAGCTTTCGCTTCATGACCTGAGGTATGATCAAGTGTGGACGTTCCTCTTCTTCTTGATCGGTCTTGTCGTGCTGGTGGATTTGTGGAGCCAACAGCTGCGGAAAAGGCTGGTGGCATAA
- a CDS encoding PhnE/PtxC family ABC transporter permease, whose amino-acid sequence MQPIQPATPDARKPGRRFGFVRFSVYLALVLAAASWAYIFVGEQASLAALFSAKNLHYAVQFLKGMAGIGEASPAFLDIESWKRALALTYQTLQMSLMAIGFATIGMLLTVIPASRVYAGGSESAARRWYNRAAYGLVRAMYVVSRSVPELIWAMMIIFFFKPGLLPGAIALALHNFGILGKLCAEVIEDLDMRPIRNLASSGASKAQILVYGIIPAVLPRFLTYILYRWEVIIRTTIVVGFVGAGGLGLEFKLSMSWFHYTELTLYLMCYLLLVFAVDLISAGLRKWMQ is encoded by the coding sequence ATGCAGCCCATCCAACCTGCAACACCTGACGCGCGCAAGCCCGGCCGACGGTTCGGATTCGTCCGCTTCTCGGTATACCTGGCACTTGTCCTTGCCGCAGCTTCGTGGGCATACATCTTCGTTGGGGAACAGGCCAGTCTCGCTGCGCTATTCTCGGCCAAGAACCTGCACTATGCTGTCCAGTTTCTGAAGGGTATGGCAGGAATCGGGGAAGCAAGCCCCGCCTTCCTCGACATCGAGAGCTGGAAGCGAGCCCTGGCCCTGACCTATCAGACGCTCCAAATGAGCCTGATGGCGATCGGCTTCGCCACAATCGGCATGCTGCTCACAGTCATTCCCGCCTCCCGCGTATATGCCGGGGGCAGCGAATCGGCTGCGCGAAGATGGTATAATCGGGCCGCATACGGCCTTGTCCGGGCCATGTATGTCGTGTCCCGTTCGGTTCCCGAGCTTATCTGGGCCATGATGATTATCTTCTTTTTCAAGCCGGGTCTGCTGCCTGGGGCCATCGCTTTAGCCCTGCACAACTTCGGCATTCTCGGGAAGCTGTGCGCCGAGGTGATCGAAGACCTGGACATGCGCCCGATCCGCAATCTGGCTTCGTCCGGCGCTTCCAAGGCGCAAATATTGGTATACGGGATCATTCCCGCCGTGCTGCCGCGATTCCTGACGTACATACTGTACCGCTGGGAGGTCATCATCCGTACAACGATCGTTGTCGGATTTGTTGGCGCGGGCGGTCTGGGACTCGAGTTCAAGCTGAGCATGAGCTGGTTCCACTATACCGAGTTGACGCTGTACCTGATGTGCTATCTGCTGCTCGTGTTCGCGGTCGATCTGATTTCCGCCGGACTTCGCAAGTGGATGCAATAA